The genomic interval TCTCCAAAAAAAATTATCCAATGATCACGAGCTGCTTCTGACTAAACCGGGGGGGGATTTCACCGATACCGATCCCTGGAGGGTTTTACGGATTCAGGGCGAATTTGTCGAAGGATTCGAGGCGCTTTCGAAAATCGGCCCGGCGGTTTCCATTTTCGGTTCGGCAAGATTGGGCGGGCAATCGCCGTACTATGAAGCCGCCCGAAAGTGCGCCCGTATTCTGGCCGAAAGCGGCCTGGTGGTTATAACCGGCGGCGGACCCGGGATCATGGAAGCGGGAAACCGTGGCTCGGCGGAGGCAGGGCATCTCTCGGTCGGTCTAAATATCGAGCTCCCGGCCGAACAGACACCGAACGAATACCAGAATCTGGCGCTGGAGTTCCGCTATTTCTTTGTTCGCAAGATGATGTTTGTCAAGTATTCCATCGGTTACATTATTTTCCCCGGCGGTTTCGGAACCATGGATGAGATGTTTGAAGCGCTGACCCTTTCCCAGACGGAAAAAATCATGCATTTCCCCGTGGTGCTCTACGGCAGCGGCTATTGGGGGGGACTGATCGACTGGCTGAAAAACACGATGCTCAGGGAAGACTGCATCCGAAAAGAGGATTTGAATCTGTTACAGATGACCGATGATCCCGCCGAGGCGGCTGACATTATCATCCACAAGGCACGGGAACTGGGATTCATAATACAAGAACGGTGTCAAAGTGACAAAGCGGCAAAGTGACAAAGTTACAAAGTGGCAAAGTGGCAAAGTGACAAAGAAAGTATTTTTCGTTCATCCTTATACTTCATCGCATGAGAGGAGGAACGGTCCAGGTTTTAAACTGTTTGTGCTCCGTATAAAAATTGATGCCGAAGAGTACATGCCTTTCCCGGGAAAGTCTATTGATGCCGTATTTAATCTGAATAAACAGAGTTCGGTTTTCCTGGATATAGTATTCGGCGCCGGCGGTAATGAATGTTTGATAATACAAACTGTTTTCCGTTATCGTACGGGGAGAGCCGTCGGTGGAAATCGTTTTTTCCTGGTGTACGATATAGTAACCCAGGATGAATCCGGCGAAACTTGTTATTCCCCAGTGAACAGGAATTTTATAGGTGAAAGAAGCATCCAAGCCTGCATTTGCGACATCGCTGGAATCATTGGTCGCACCCCACAGGTGAAGTACGGTGCTTGCTTCCAGGAAATCCTGATAAAAGTCTTTGCCCAGAATAGTCCCGAAACCCACGCCGGTATCGAAATCCCTGGTAAAGACAAATCCGCTCTGGAATCCGACCTTGGAAAAAAACGGCAGAGGAATGAGCAGCCTGGTCGAGTCCTGCGGCTCCACCTTGGGTTTGGCAACCGTTTTTTCAGCCCCTGATGCGATTCCCGACACATACATGAAAAGGAAAATAAAAGATGTGAGGCAAACCTTTCTCATGCCTTAACTCCCTGAACTTTTCTTTGACCCCGGAGCCAGGAGACTGAGAGCGAGTATGATGGTTACGAGGAAGCTTACAGCGCATCCGGCAAGAACTGCGTTTTTGACCAGATAGAGCCTGGGGAGTGCAAAGGGCGCGTAAAGAAGTGTCGGATAACGGAGAAAATGCTCTACCCGGGAAAAGGTCTTATTTCGGGGGTAGCCGAACTGATAAGCCATCACAATTTCACCGGTGAAATATCCCTTATTTGCATGGTAAAATGCATCGATCGGATTCAAAGAAAGAGAATCCACCGAAGAAATATAGGTCTCTGTTGAGCAGCCGGCGAACGCATCGAGATCGAATAATTTCTTAATTTCCAGGGTGTTGAGAAGCTTCCCTTTGGCGTTTTGTATATATGCCGCGCTGGACATGGGGTCCACGAAACACCATGAAGCCTGTTCGGGTATCCAGCTCTCGCAGAAATAGTGGCCGGTAAGCTTGAGAGGGCCGAATTTCCCGGCAATATCAACCAGACGGGTTTTAATTCCGGCGGCATTTGCAAAAAGATAGTATACAAGGGCGCGATTTTCACAGAAACCCTTGCCGGTCCCTCCGCTCAGCATGCGGTAGGTTTTCATCGGACTGGAGTTCAATACCTCGTCGGTAGGCATACCTCCCGAGTTCTTGATCCCATTCATAACAAAACGGAAAACATGCTCCACTTTTTCACGGGTGGGGGCGTTGGCATCCACAGCATTTCCCAGAATTATTTTCGCCTCGATCAGATCGGGATCATTATCAGGCAGTCCGGCCCATTCATTCAGCGAGAAATGGCGTTTCAGGCTGAATGGAATAGAGGAATAGGGTTTCCAGTAGTTATCCGGCCAGGAGAGGCCCCCCTTCCGGTACCCTTCTTTGGGATAGTATGATAGGGTAAGCGCCATTCCCTTGAGCAGGGTTACTCCCT from Candidatus Latescibacter sp. carries:
- a CDS encoding transglutaminase-like domain-containing protein, with the translated sequence MLPRKTLVWSLYLFAALSMFLFAASLAIFVKSFQDPRWRVFDYNSRQTVEDEIYNVSEIPAIKAVKLIGNRTLRFEFTPAINTTLWKILDAADKKVISQGPYPDITFSDKPSDITYLFVPEGVTLLKGMALTLSYYPKEGYRKGGLSWPDNYWKPYSSIPFSLKRHFSLNEWAGLPDNDPDLIEAKIILGNAVDANAPTREKVEHVFRFVMNGIKNSGGMPTDEVLNSSPMKTYRMLSGGTGKGFCENRALVYYLFANAAGIKTRLVDIAGKFGPLKLTGHYFCESWIPEQASWCFVDPMSSAAYIQNAKGKLLNTLEIKKLFDLDAFAGCSTETYISSVDSLSLNPIDAFYHANKGYFTGEIVMAYQFGYPRNKTFSRVEHFLRYPTLLYAPFALPRLYLVKNAVLAGCAVSFLVTIILALSLLAPGSKKSSGS
- a CDS encoding TIGR00730 family Rossman fold protein translates to MLLTKPGGDFTDTDPWRVLRIQGEFVEGFEALSKIGPAVSIFGSARLGGQSPYYEAARKCARILAESGLVVITGGGPGIMEAGNRGSAEAGHLSVGLNIELPAEQTPNEYQNLALEFRYFFVRKMMFVKYSIGYIIFPGGFGTMDEMFEALTLSQTEKIMHFPVVLYGSGYWGGLIDWLKNTMLREDCIRKEDLNLLQMTDDPAEAADIIIHKARELGFIIQERCQSDKAAK